The Lactuca sativa cultivar Salinas chromosome 2, Lsat_Salinas_v11, whole genome shotgun sequence genome includes a window with the following:
- the LOC111887909 gene encoding auxin-responsive protein SAUR21 — translation MGIRMPRIIQARQILKRSLSNGTRTTETDLPKGYFAVYVGEQEKKRFVIPVSLLSQPSFQDLLRETEEEFGYDHPMGGLTIRCCEQTFYDLASGLGAFSSQLTSFSLLTLFL, via the coding sequence ATGGGTATTCGTATGCCTCGAATCATTCAAGCAAGACAGATACTAAAACGGTCTTTGTCAAATGGAACCCGCACAACAGAAACGGATCTACCGAAAGGATATTTTGCAGTTTATGTTGGAGAGCAGGAAAAGAAGCGTTTTGTGATTCCTGTGTCATTGTTAAGCCAGCCTTCATTTCAGGACTTATTACGTGAGACGGAGGAAGAGTTTGGATATGACCATCCAATGGGCGGCCTAACAATCCGGTGTTGTGAGCAGACATTCTATGATCTTGCAAGTGGCCTGGGAGCATTTTCAAGTCAATTGACATCATTCAGTTTGCTAACCCTTTTTTTGTAA